One genomic region from Bufo bufo chromosome 3, aBufBuf1.1, whole genome shotgun sequence encodes:
- the LOC120995315 gene encoding E3 ubiquitin/ISG15 ligase TRIM25-like: MASSGLSHELSCSICLSLYTDPVMLSCGHNFCEICITISLEKQGKPGMYSCPECRAEFKTRPVLQKNLKLGNIVEHYCSNPKQAEGTKIYCTYCVTSLATAEKTCLHCEASLCQLHLKSHSKSANHILIEPTASLEDQKCPDHNMLIKYFCTDDKSLLCALCSVKEKHQNHKVELLSEAGEKKRLNLWGSIKKLNSQTEEIENLFWKLDECKKYNREKSFLLKDRVSALFRGLREELNLMENKVVDEIANREEMISSNHSQQIQRLDKEMNELHKKKLQIQEICKIPDHLTLLKQTGINVDNELFSRPTIYAETLDEEIIIVTLLRSLCSFSEFITEMKKKCDFNVEDSTDLILNVNTADPNLALSHDFKEVMYSSRQKLRPHLPERFYTQQVLSTKKICTGKHYWEVKVFDDGNWSLGVTYNSIKRSGHTSRMGTNHKSWCISWYDPFDEMYAEHDYEREEIDDYNLTHEIGIYLDYDEGVVSFYELTDPISHLHTFNDFFTEPLYAAIFVERLAAIRICR, encoded by the coding sequence ATGGCTTCTTCTGGATTAAGTCATGAACTGAGTTGCTCAATCTGCCTCAGCTTATACACAGATCCTGTAATGCTAAGCTGTGGCCATAACTTCTGTGAAATATGTATTACTATTTCATTGGAAAAACAGGGGAAACCCGGGATGTACTCTTGTCCTGAATGTAGAGCTGAGTTCAAAACTCGTCCTGTCCTGCAGAAGAACCTGAAGCTGGGTAATATAGTTGAACATTATTGCTCTAATCCTAAACAAGCAGAAGGAACCAAGATCTACTGTACatactgtgtgacttctctggcaACGGCTGAAAAAACCTGCCTACACTGTGAAGCCTCACTTTGCCAACTTCATCTGAAGAGTCACAGTAAGTCGGCTAATCACATCTTAATTGAACCAACTGCTTCTCTAGAGGACCAAAAATGTCCCGACCATAACATGTTGATTAAGTATTTTTGCACCGATGATAAGTCTTTGTTGTGTGCCTTGTGTAGTGTCAAGGAAAAGCACCAAAATCATAAAGTAGAACTTCTCAGTGAAGCTGGTGAGAAAAAGAGATTAAACTTATGGGGTTCAATAAAGAAGTTAAATTCACAAACTGAGGAGATCGAAAATCTATTCTGGAAGCTGGATGAATGCAAGAAATACAATCGAGAAAAGTCATTTCTCTTAAAAGACAGAGTCTCTGCTCTTTTCCGAGGCCTCCGAGAAGAACTGaacttaatggaaaataaagtggTGGATGAAATTGCCAATCGGGAAGAGATGATTTCCAGCAACCATTCTCAACAAATTCAAAGACTTGACAAAGAAATGAATGAGCTGCACAAGAAAAAGCTTCAGATTCAAGAAATCTGTAAAATTCCAGATCATTTAACTCTCCTCAAGCAAACTGGTATTAATGTAGATAATGAACTCTTCTCTAGACCCACAATTTACGCAGAAACATTGGATGAGGAAATTATTATTGTTACCTTGCTCCGATCTTTATGTAGTTTTTCAGAGTTTATTACAGAAATGAAGAAAAAGTGTGACTTTAATGTGGAAGATTCTACTGATCTAATCCTGAATGTTAATACAGCAGACCCTAATCTTGCACTGTCCCATGATTTCAAAGAGGTAATGTATTCTTCCAGGCAAAAACTTCGACCCCATCTTCCTGAGAGATTCTATACACAGCAAGTATTAAGCACTAAAAAAATTTGTACAGGAAAACATTATTGGGAAGTCAAAGTCTTTGATGATGGAAACTGGTCTCTAGGTGTCACCTATAATAGCATAAAGAGAAGTGGCCATACATCGCGTATGGGTACCAATCACAAGTCCTGGTGCATAAGCTGGTACGATCCATTTGATGAGATGTATGCAGAACATGATTATGAACGAGAAGAGATAGATGACTATAACTTGACACATGAAATCGGAATATACTTGGATTATGATGAGGGAGTGGTATCTTTTTATGAACTGACTGATCCAATCAGTCACTTGCACACATTCAATGATTTCTTTACAGAACCTCTTTATGCTGCCATTTTTGTGGAGCGATTAGCTGCAATTAGAATCTGTAGATAG